A genomic stretch from Theobroma cacao cultivar B97-61/B2 chromosome 4, Criollo_cocoa_genome_V2, whole genome shotgun sequence includes:
- the LOC18600728 gene encoding RING-H2 finger protein ATL46 encodes MVLECSYIICGMLEIKEKSWVLEHNHLKMSWVHHHQIRQKDGYFQYPPPLPPSPYTAATTFHKDSNPPPSSTSSSSGTRISPAVLFIIVILAVLFFISGLLHLLVRFLIKHPSSSTSSQSNRYPEMSTSDALQRQLQQLFHLHDSGLDQAFIDALPVFQYREIVGLKEPFDCAVCLCEFSEKDKLRLLPMCSHAFHINCIDTWLLSNSTCPLCRGTLFTPGFSMENPIFDFDDIREDEGCAGNGENGYTPGQKTVEMEEIVVDKGVLPVRLGKFRRLNDGPGEAGGETSSSNLDARRCFSMGSYQYVLGDSDLRVALSNDRSSGCDVKLSKGLEQNGNSSVERDAEAKKISSVAKGESFSVSKIWLWSKKGKFSSSSDAQIGMPSSLNTDLPWLEKTQEK; translated from the coding sequence ATGGTTCTTGAGTGCAGCTATATAATCTGTGGAATGttagaaatcaaagaaaagagTTGGGTTTTGGAGCATAACCATTTGAAGATGTCTTGggttcatcatcatcaaatcagGCAAAAAGATGGTTACTTTCAATATCCACCACCTCTTCCTCCATCTCCATATACTGCTGCTACTACTTTTCATAAAGATTCAAACCCTCCAccatcatcaacatcatcatctTCTGGTACTAGAATTAGTCCTGCAGTTCTGTTCATTATAGTAATCTTGGCTGTACTATTTTTCATCTCTGGTCTTCTACATCTGCTTGTTAGATTCCTTATAAAGCATCCATCTTCATCTACATCTTCTCAGTCTAACAGATACCCTGAAATGTCTACCTCTGATGCTCTCCAAAGGCAGCTACAACAACTGTTTCATCTCCATGATTCTGGTTTAGATCAAGCCTTTATTGATGCTTTACCTGTTTTCCAGTACAGAGAAATAGTTGGTCTTAAAGAGCCTTTTGATTGTGCTGTTTGTTTATGTGAGTTCTCTGAGAAAGATAAGCTGAGATTGCTTCCTATGTGTAGCCATGCTTTTCATATAAATTGTATTGACACTTGGCTGTTATCAAACTCAACATGCCCTCTTTGCAGAGGTACTCTTTTTACTCCTGGGTTTTCAATGGAAAATCcaatttttgattttgatgacATAAGGGAAGATGAGGGGTGTGCTGGtaatggggaaaatggatatACCCCCGGTCAGAAAACAGTGGAAATGGAAGAAATTGTTGTTGACAAGGGGGTTTTGCCCGTGAGGCTAGGTAAATTCAGAAGGCTAAATGATGGACCTGGGGAGGCAGGAGGAGAAACTAGTAGCAGCAATTTAGATGCAAGAAGGTGTTTTTCTATGGGTTCATATCAGTATGTGCTAGGTGACTCAGATCTTAGGGTTGCCCTGTCTAATGATCGAAGCAGTGGCTGTGATGTAAAGCTATCAAAAGGTTTGGAACAGAATGGGAATTCTTCAGTAGAAAGGGATGCAGAGGCGAAAAAGATTAGTAGTGTGGCCAAAGGGGAGAGCTTTTCTGTTTCCAAGATCTGGCTTTGGTCTaagaaaggtaaattttcaagttCTTCGGATGCCCAAATCGGCATGCCTTCTTCTCTTAATACAGACTTACCATGGTTGGAGAAAacacaagaaaaatga
- the LOC108661758 gene encoding uncharacterized protein LOC108661758 yields MSQLPTTEEETVVVEEDVHDLKFSNGGCCFWMPCRSAVRSIWWERISTDDTNSAASTNTSHYVPWWTRGWKKVREWSELVAGPKWKTFIRRFNKNKTGNGGMKFHYDPLSYSLNFDEGPGQNGHFDEDFMDRNFSSRYASLPVSTKSSMDFGKDGPFLI; encoded by the coding sequence ATGTCGCAACTGCCTACGACGGAGGAGGAGACAGTCGTCGTCGAAGAGGACGTCCATGATCTCAAGTTCTCCAATGGAGGCTGCTGCTTTTGGATGCCTTGTCGCTCTGCCGTTAGATCAATCTGGTGGGAGCGAATTTCGACCGACGATACCAACTCCGCCGCCTCCACGAATACAAGTCACTACGTGCCGTGGTGGACCCGAGGGTGGAAGAAGGTTCGAGAATGGTCGGAGCTGGTAGCTGGACCGAAATGGAAGACGTTTATACGACGGTTCAACAAGAACAAAACCGGTAACGGAGGAATGAAATTCCATTACGATCCCTTGAGTTACTCCCTCAATTTCGACGAAGGACCggggcaaaacggtcatttcgATGAGGATTTTATGGACAGAAACTTCTCTTCCAGGTACGCCTCGTTGCCTGTCTCCACGAAATCCTCCATGGATTTTGGCAAAGACGGGCCCTTTCTCATCTGA
- the LOC18600729 gene encoding uncharacterized protein LOC18600729 translates to MVRKWVVITLIFLVLFNGFSSVSATPPAKIVTSVVSNVVSALVKWLWSLKSAPKTAISSRSMMKFEGGYTVETVFDGSKLGIEPFAVEVSPSGAILVLDSENSNIYKISMPLSRYSRPKLVAGSSEGYSGHVDGKPREARMNHPKGLTVDDSGNVYIADTMNMAIRKISESGVTTIAGGGKWSRGGGHVDGPSEDAKFSNDFDVVYVGSSCSLLVIDRGNQAIREIQLNDDDCSHQYDGSFQLGIAVLVAAGFFGYMLALLQRRVQAMFSSHDDSRTPIKREATMAPYQRPPKSVRPPLIPPEDEPEKAEEGFFGSIGRLVLNTGSSVAEIFGGLFSGFRRKPRHYQYQHQYQQSTIQSRGWPMQESFVIPDEDEPPSLDTRTPTPKRSYPFMTKDLERKHHIKQSRPHYNGWDAKYQQQQQMQMQHHQQQQQQQHPHKHYSSNPQTYYEKSCETNEIVFGAVQEQDGRREAVVIKAVDYGDPIYNHNLRPRLNYMGFSHGY, encoded by the exons ATGGTGAGGAAATGGGTAGTTATTACTCTCATATTTTTGGTTCTCTTTAATGGGTTTTCTTCAGTTTCTGCCACCCCACCTGCAA AAATTGTAACTTCAGTTGTCTCAAATGTGGTGTCTGCTCTTGTTAAATGGCTATGGTCACTAAAATCAGCACCCAAAACTG CTATTTCTAGCCGTTCCATGATGAAATTTGAAGGTGGATACACTGTGGAAACAGTTTTTGATGGAAGCAAGCTTGGGATTGAGCCATTTGCTGTTGAAGTTTCCCCAAGTGGAGCTATCTTGGTGTTGGATTCTGAAAATAGTAACATTTACAAGATCTCAATGCCATTGTCTAGAT ACAGCAGACCTAAGTTGGTTGCTGGATCATCTGAAGGGTACTCTGGGCATGTAGATGGGAAACCAAGAGAAGCTAGAATGAATCATCCAAAAGGTCTTACGGTGGATGACAGCGGAAATGTATACATTGCAGACACAATGAATATGGCTATAAGGAAGATCAGTGAATCAG GGGTTACAACTATTGCTGGTGGAGGAAAATGGAGCCGAGGAGGAGGTCATGTCGATGGTCCAAGTGAAGatgcaaaattttcaaatgattttgatGTGGTTTACGTAGGAAGTAGCTGCTCTCTTTTGGTTATAGATAGAGGAAACCAGGCAATTCGTGAGATTCAACTCAATGATGATGATTGTTCCCATCAGTATGATGGCAGTTTTCAATTAG GTATAGCAGTGCTGGTTGCTGCTGGCTTCTTTGGTTACATGCTGGCCTTGCTGCAGCGTAGAGTACAAGCAATGTTCTCTTCCCATGAC GACTCGAGAACTCCAATAAAGAGAGAAGCAACTATGGCACCGTATCAGAGGCCTCCTAAATCAGTCAGGCCTCCCTTAATTCCACCCGAAGATGAACCTGAAAAAGCAGAGGAAGGCTTCTTTGGTTCAATTGGTAGGCTCGTCCTCAATACTGGCTCATCTGTGGCTGAAATCTTTGGGGGATTATTTTCGGGCTTTAGAAGGAAGCCTCGACACTATCAGTATCAACATCAGTACCAGCAATCAACCATACAATCGAGAGGATGGCCTATGCAAGAGAGCTTTGTGATTCCTGATGAAGATGAGCCACCTTCCTTAGATACTAGGACTCCAACACCCAAGAGAAGTTACCCATTTATGACCAAGGACCTTGAAAGAAAACACCATATCAAACAAAGCCGGCCTCACTATAATGGGTGGGATGCTAAGTATCAGCAACAGCAGCAAATGCAGATGCAGCACCATcaacagcagcagcagcagcagcaccCACATAAGCATTATTCCTCCAACCCACAAACTTATTATGAGAAGAGCTGTGAGACAAATGAGATCGTTTTTGGGGCAGTTCAAGAACAGGATGGAAGGCGTGAAGCTGTGGTAATAAAGGCTGTAGACTATGGGGATCCTATCTATAATCACAACCTTCGACCTCGTTTGAATTACATGGGTTTCTCCCATGGCTATTGA